A segment of the Malassezia restricta chromosome V, complete sequence genome:
CCACAGCTGACTCAAGTCATCGTGCCTCTTGGGAATCTAGCTCTTTTGGAGTCTCCAGACCTCTACTGAGTGTCCCAGTGAGCGAATCGCAGCCAGATCTTTCTCCACAGGCACCTCTACCCATCCCGTCTAGAGATCAACCAAGAAGTAGCGGATTTGGGTGGATTCGAAGTCCAGACCGTTATGGCCCTTCTGGTCCTCCGCCAGCTCCCGCTCCCTTAAACGAGCGATATCTTGCCACGGTCGACTTTCGCCTGCAGAATAGATCCCTTAAGGGACCTGGTCCATAGTCCTAAGATGGGCAGGATGATTGGCTCATTCAATGTATCATTTCTTACTGGACGATTAGACAAAAATGTGGACCGCCGCAAGTACTAGGCGAATTCAATTCATTAACTCAAATCAAGTGGATTTACGTGCTCAAACGAGCCAATCTTCTGTGGACATACTTATCCAGCAGATATGGGCGCACAAACCAAGCGTTTGCCACAGCCACTCAACCTTTCGGCCGTCTGCAGCAAGTCTTTCCTTATCTACTGCGATCGTTTTGTGTTCCTCCGACAGTTACCCGTGCCTTGAAGCCCTCTGTTGCCTGGAGCGCGGTTCTTGCCGAGACCCCTCCGAGGTATGGCCATGTCTCCTCCTCATATTATAGGGGTGCCTTCACCCTCCCAATGTGACCCTACTTATGGCTCGGCCCGCCCTGTGAGTCTTCCTGGGATTCGAGATGTGCTTGGGAATGAGCTTTGTCTAGATGACATACCGTCCAAACCGCACAACGGTTTTTTCGTCTCTGATACGCGTCTTAATGTATCTAATCGTCCGATATCCTCATCTCATTTCCATACATACTCTCATGTCACACCCAACATCCAAGATAAGTCGCCGCGCTTAGCCACTCCCAAGATGACCTCTGCGCGTGATGATCCTTTTCTAGGCTCGTCCTCCAACTCTATGGCGAATTTACCAACCATATTGCAGCGCATGAGAATGGAAGACGACCACTATGATCATAAGGACGTATGGCTGCATCATCATGCGCCCGAGTACTTTTATCGTCCATCCATGCCCAAATCATGGGACATATGCATGCACGGGACCCAAATGAAGCGCGTTTCGTCCAACGACCGCATGGTAACGTCGAGACGACTTTCTGGTCGATCTCGCGATATATACAGCCGTTCCATGCCTCGTTTAGGTGCTCTAAATTTGTCGGAATCACAAGCTTCGACGCCCATAAATATCCCTGGTACAAAGGAAGAAAGCTATCACCCACGTACACTTACACGCAGCTTTTCCTCCTATTCAACGGCAAGTGGTACAAGCGAAGGCTTCCCATACACGCCCAAGATGGGGATGTCAGATGTCCTAACGGGAGATGGACGAGAACTAGGCACTGAGATGACGCCAAGCAAACCATCAAACCATATCCCACAGCTGATTCTAACCGAAAACGGAGCTAGTGAGCGTCAAGACCTAACCCCTCATGTATTTTTTAAGAATGGTCACGCCTCCCCGGACCAGCGTTCTCAAGACAGTCCATTTGGACCCCTTATGAACATTTCTGTGACGAAACAGAAATCTCCAAGCGCACATTTGGGCAAATTTCAATGCAACTACTGCATGAAACGATTTTCTCGTCCATCTAGCTTGCGGACGCATATTCACTCTCACACGGGCGAGAAGCCTTTCCGATGTGATGTACCTGGCTGTGGACGATGCTTTAGCGTGCACTCTAACCTACGAAGGCACCAGAAGAGTCACAGCACGTCTATGTTACCTACTCCCAGTAATGACCTACCAGCTTAGATATGAAGTTTGTACAGCATATGAATCACTTTATCCAATATGCAACCAAGGCCCACTTTGTCGTGCACAGCGCTAGTCCCCCCCTTGGATTGCATGAGCCAATCATATTTAGTTAAAGGAAAAATCATTTCTGCCAAGCCAAAACGCGCGCATATAGATCCAAGTTATTCTCGAATTGCCACTTGCTAGACTGGCCTTTGCTGGTTGAGGTGTCATGAGCCACGATGCAGTAAAGCCTACGAAAAGCCTGTTTCCAAGCAAGAGCCATGTACTACGCCGAAAAGATGCAACGACGGTTGTGAAACAAACCAAGTCTATACAAGGCCCAGATAAAACGGTGGTGGTGAACCAAACATCGACATCGTATGCGACCCCGTCCAATCTGCCGAGTACTCATCCATCTGTGAACGAAAGCAATGACTCAGGCACCCCTGCTGGCCCTGTGGCGGGAGGCGTAGTGGGAGGTGTAGTAGGTTTGGCTCTTCTCCTCGCTGCCGCTTGGTTCCTTTACCAGCATATCAAGAAGAAACGTAACACGCGTGCTTTGGATGACATGTACGCAGAAACAGGtatgggtggtggtggtgtCGATCGCAATGCACGTATGCGTGGAAACCAAGATACGATGCCGGTATCCCACTCCTGGGAGACTGGTGCGCCCATTCATACCGAGGAAGATCTCTACTACGCCCCTTCGGCCATGCCACAAGATGTTTCTCAAACCGCGTTTGCATCTCCTGTACACGTGAATCAGCTTAATACAGACGCAGGGAAGCCCACTGTTGTTTCCTTTCCACCGTCTGCGTCTATGTACGAGGCAGTGCAAACGCACTCTGCGAGTGCCATGCCGGAAGACATGTATATCAATGCTGATGAGCCGTCGTCCGTCATGCCAGCTTATGTCCAGGAAGCTGAGCAAGCTGTCGAAGAAAACCCACAACGAAGCGCCCTTGTCTCAGAAACAACAAACCAACCTATGACGTCAAGGCTAGCCCCTGGATCACTCTCTGTGAATACAAGCCATCTCGAGGGTCAAACTAATCTTACTGAGGACGACAAATCGCCGCTCTCTATGTATATGTGGCTTCCGTCGCACAAAGTTGCAGGTATCACTTCTCCTAATCAATCCATTCGTACATCCCCCGCAGGTACCTCTGCTCCAGACGATTTTGTACCTGCATCTGAACACCCCTCATAATACCTTAATCGGTACATACATCTAACTATAGGCGTTACGAATTACTGCGTTGCTGGCTCAAAATGTTAGGCCCCTATACAAGAATGTATATTTCAGAAAAACTACCCTGTATTCTAAGTTTTGCGGCTGCGAATGGAGTCACAATATGACTggtgcacctgctgcacctTGGAGCTAAAATGCCTCAATCTCTTTGAAATGTGCATACCTATGTAACAACGAGAGTCTAAAAGTTGGCTTCGTAATAACCGCCCTGCTACTCCCAGTGCAGGGTGCCGAGGGGTGCACGGGTGCCATAGGCGAGCATTGATCCAGATACTAGTAGAACAATCTATTGTGGATATTAGATAAATAGGCGTTAGCACCGAAGACTAGAACCGCTGGGCCCCAAGAATCTGCTTATCGCGCGCGTTTCTGCTGCACTCGCTGGCAGGTTGGTCAATGCGGAGAGGAGGCGACCTCGGTGGAGGTGGCCGAAGCGTTACGTCTCGTCGTGATCGCCACGAGGCCATTTGACTGTTATCCATGATGTGGCCAGAGCCGGGGTATAAATTCCTGTCAAGCTtggccgccgtcgcccaTAAGCACGGTATCACGGTGGAAGATTCCGATAGCTTGGAGCTTGTTCTTCGTGCAATGGGCGATGAATTGCGTAGTGCTCGTCTTCGAAAAGAGCTGGTTCGGTCACCGCTACCTGCGCTGCTTTTGCAAATTCTCCAGAAAGCTAATTTAAGTGAACGGACGGAAGCTCTGCGTGTAGCTGCAAATCTTTGTATTGATAACTCAGAGAGTCGACTTATCTTGCTTGAAGTGGACATCATTCCAACAATCGTTCGGGGTCTAACGGAATCACTCTCGGAATCTACGCCGATTCTTCAACAAATTCGATGGACCCTTGTTACCATTGGTGCGATGTTGAACATGCAGATGGATTGCGTTCCTGTTAAACATGCTTTGCTCGACTGTGGTACAATTCCCCAGACTTTTAATGCCCTTGCTCGCATTTTGGCATTGGACTTGAAAGATCCTGAAACTCACGCCGTGTCAGTGCAAGCTATGGAATGGGGCCTGAGGCTCTTGGATGATATTCTCACCGATGAAGAAGCTCACACCTATGCCTGGACGCCACATGATGCTGAAGTACTGTTCCGAGTGCTTCAGGTATGGAGTGAGCTGGATTCTAGGTACCTACTTGACACGGAAGGCATGGAACACCGGATATCCATCATCGAAAGTGGATGCAGCATTCTCGACCATGAAACTAAGAACTCTACATTCTGTACAGCTGTCGTGGATTGTGAAAACCTAGACATTTTAAGGCTTCTTTTACACATGGTCCACGAAACAGTGGTTCCACATCAAGACTCAAGCGATTTGACCGACAATGAAGAGCCTCATGTGTCAAGTACACATCATGTGTTTGGGCATCTTAAAAAAGCTGCGACTCATACCATTGTTGCACTCGCTGGTGAGGACGCGAATATCGATCGGCTGTGTCCTCTCTCGGACGGTCGTCTAACTCATCCCAATTTTTTCCTAGAAACACTGTATGCATGGACGTCAGATGTACACGGCGACTCCAAAAAGGCTGTCTGTGCCGTACTCGCACTCGGTAACTTGGCGCGTGGGCATACACGCAGCGTGGAACTCGCATCACAGCCCCATTTATTGTATCATATGCTACAGCAAATGATACTCCACCCGAATGATATGCACATTGTGTATGCTGTGATTCGTGCTGCTGGTAATTTCGCCATTCCTGACCAGAATAAATCTATTCTTGTGTCATCCGATATTGTTACCCACGCGTGTGCATATTTGGCACCGGAGCATGATGTCAAGAGCCCAATTCAATCTGGCGTCCTTGTCTTGCTTAAAAACCTCATATCGTCTTCTTCCAAACCCTTTGTCGCCCTTGAGCTGCTTGGCTGCCTGTCCGATACGTCGAAAAACGTTCTAGAGCCACTGGAAGACTTATGGCATCGCACTGATGATACTACCACACAGCTGCGTATTGCACGAATTTATGTCGCTTTGCTTCGAAGCGTCTTTGGCTCTGATAAAGGAGAGGAAAGCATGCATCGTCTCGCCGAAGAGTCTGCCATGTTGAGTACCAAACTTGATGCGGCGTATAAGCATGCCGAGGGGAAACTTTGCTGCCCCTCTGTGGTGAAAGCATTGTGTCATCTTCTGTGTCACTCGCAACAACACACTGTGCTCCAAAATGAGGGTCTACTTGGCCTTATCTTTCTTATAAGATCGACATACGCTGATGCATTTATTGCCGAGACAATATTCCAAGTATCATCGTCTCCCCCCGGTGGCATGTTTGCTTGCGTGATGGAAGCGCTGCTCTACATCTTTCGAACAGCTCCCGCACAGGTGGCGAGTAATGCGTACGTtctgtggctgctgcttgAGAAGGACGAGCGTGCAAGTGAATGGCGTGCTCGTATTGAAGATGCATGGAGCAAATGTGCACATCAGATGTAGCATCTTAGCATACCCGCATAAATAAAGCTCCTATAGCCATTACTACTTATATTTGCAAACATTTTTCCCATCAAGAGATTCACGAAGCGTTTTTGGTGAAAAATGATGCATTAGAAGAAAAATCAAGCCACTAGAACCCATCCAAACATATATTCATTAAAAAGTCACACACTAGTTGAGCCCAATGCTAGCAATACCTGTTTAGACCGAGGCAGCGAAAGAGCCACGGAACGTGGACACAGCACTGTGGCGAATCTCGAAGGCCTGGAGGAAGTTGGCCAAAAGAGGAAGGCGCTCTTGCGAGCCACCCGTGAGCACCGTCTTAGGGTTCGTAGCGCGGAAGTCACGGAGAATGGGGAAGAGGAAAACGGCGACCCAAGTGGGCTCCTTACCCAAGATGAAGTGGGTCTCAGGTGTGATCTGAAGACGCTCCTGAGTCTTCTTGATCATGTTCTCAAGCTGGATAAGAGCATCCATGGCATTGTAGAAGTTCTCAGAGAGAGCCATCGAAATGTCCTCCTGCGACGCACCGTTGTTACGGAGGGCAAAGTACGGCTTAACGTAACGGTCCTCCACAACCGTCTGGATGAATGAGGACACAATGTTGTTGAGCTGGATTACGGTCGATCGCAAGACGACAGAATCGGCAAAGTTGCGGCTGTGTTCGTTTTCCACCTTTGGCATGAGACAGAACGTTTTCTGCGTGTCCATGGAGCAGAGCAGCTCAGAGAGGTACTGGCAAATGGCCATCATGTCGAAAAGAACAACAGCATCGCGCGTTGAGTACATACCGTTGGGACGATGCACAAGCACGGGAATCGTGCCGAAAGGCGAGAAGTACGCGATTTCGGGCGAGTTAGGCAGGCTTGGGTGGTGGATAAACTTCACATTGCACTCGGCGAGAGCAATGAGCAAGGCTTGGGTCTTGGTGGATAGAGATGTGCCGAAAATCTCGATGGTGCCGAGACTCTCGGGCTTAAAAGTGTGAACTTGCATAAGAGCGGACATGATGAATGCTTGAACGGGAGAAAGGACGAATGCGACCTTGGTATGTATGACCTGAGTCTATGGTGACCGAGAAAATGGAATTTATAGGGGGCGCACAGGGTTTGACCGCGTTGGTCTGCAGCGAATAGGCAGCCCGCTATCGTGCTCATAATGCAACTATTCGCGGTTCTCCACGTGCACCGTCCATATTTCTCATCCACGTGCGTGCGCCATTTGCGCACGTGCTGATCATCCGCGAGTGCAAATCGGCAGGCACGGTCGGAACGTGCGAGCGGTCTCATTACACGCATTGCGCGATTGGGTGAGCCATCCCTGCCAAGACGACTACATTTCATTCGCTATGTCTCACGCCTCACAAGACACTGAATTGTACGAGTCTATGGTATATTCGAGGTCTAACGAAGCAGTAATGATGCATTGAGGGCTCACGGTATCATTCCGCCAAAGAAGCCATCACGCTCGCCCTCGCCTGATGTCCCAACGGAAAGTGAGCGGCGAGAACGCTCGCGAATGCAGGCCACTGTCGCCGATCTAGATGAAGAGCTCGAGACGGCtgatgacgatgaagaGCGTATTCTCTTTCgtctgcgccagcagcgaATGCAAGAACTCTCTTCGTCGGCAAAAATGGCGCGATTTGGTCGTGTATACCCTATTTCTCGTCCGGATTATACACGGGAAGTCACCGATGCTAGCAAGGAAGACATTTCTCCTGCAGGCACCGATGACTCTCGCAAAGGCACCGGTGTTGTTTGCTTTTTGTATCACCCCAGTATGGATACCTCCAAGCTGCTGGCAGGATACCTCGATACCCTCGCTGCAAAGCATCCTGCCACCAAGTTCGTCAGCATCGTGGGCAGCCAATGCATACCGAACTACCCAGACCACAATCTTCCGACTCTTCTGATATATCGTAACGGAGAGCTGCGTCGACAAATCGTGGGTCTTCGCCCAGAAATTGGGCTAGATGGCTTGCGGACCACACTGGCGGGTACGTCTTTTGTGTTACTGACCTTTAGATATTGAGTTGCTGTTGACTGCAGTTGGAGCTATCGATAAGCCAGCCTCTGGTGAACAAAATTCTCGATCTAAGCACTCTGATGAAGAAGGCGAGGAAGAGAAGCACGCTCGCAGCAACACTCGGGGAcaagatgatgatgatgacgacgattTAGACTGGGATTAGGCTCGCATGTAGATTAGGAGCGCCATGGTCTAAATGGTACCATCTCAAGAGGATCTAGTGCGACCGTGACCAAATTGTTTCTGCCGTGCGTGGTACGTGGATGAGGCCGCATGAGGCATGTACCAGTTTTTTCCAGCATCATCTCCCACCCGATGTTGTCGAGGCCCCAATGCGCTCGTCAATAGGGCTCAAGCAAAGATTCTACAATTCATCTATATCGTTACGGTGTATTAGGCTCGTTCGATGGTAGCGCATATCATGTTGAGTATCTGAATATGATGTGACTGGCGTTCAGTCATACTCAATGAACTCTCGTGAACGGTAGGATCAAATTTGCTAATAAGATAAACGCGCTGAGTCTATTACAATGGTAGACTAGAACAAAAGCGCGCTCGAAGAAGTTACAGGATGCTTTGTTTTCATGCTGAGTCAAGGCTTACATCGAATATCTCGCAAACGCCTTCGTAGCTTTGAAAATCTGATGCCATGCTGCTATAGTCTTGCAGATCATAATTCAACGCAACGATGTGCTTATATGAATTCATTTGTCCTCGACTTGAGAAAGATTGATTTTATACTCTTGAGCATCTCGTCATCATGCGCACAATGGCAAAAACGTAGCTTCTTTCGTCGGCCCACTCTACGGGACTGTCAAAGTACCCATGTGTCTTCGCTTGCTCGCACGGTCACTTAATTTAAGCATTTCAAATGCACGACAGGCATGTGTATTTTGCCGGCACGGAACAGATCACGCCAGTAGATGCGTCGTAGTCGTAGTGACCATGCGGAAATGGCGTGAGTAAACGCCGTTTGACCCAGTAACACTTGCATGTGTTTCGAATGTGTCAGTACTATGCAATCATGGCCATCCTGTCGCTTGCTTGCACACACTAGGTGACGTCAAGTTTCTAAGTAAGCATGTCGAAGCACGTACAATCAAGAAAAAGAGCATATTCATGAGCACATGAAGACTTATCCATACTAGCGTTGGTACGAGCTCAGGATATAGCCGCATCTCAGTCAGACCTAGATCTGCCATATGCACACGATACAcagcgcggcacagctGGCGGTTAGAGTTAGCATACACACCAGCGTCGTAAGGAAATTAGAAGCCATCTCCGAGGCCCAAATGGCGAGGGAGCCAATTATAGTGAGTCGATAATTATACGaatcgtcgtcgtcgaatGCAAAAAATGGATATAGTGGTTGATTGATGCCAAAATGAAGTAGAGAGAGCCAACCGAGAAAGGCCAGCATCGTGGTGTGCTGGGCCACGGTCCGCAGATAAAAGTACAAGCTTATTTTTTTCACATGCATGTCGTGGGATATCGGACGTGAGCTGGAGAGATTAAGAGTACGCAGCCATGTCTGCGACATGCAGAAAGGGTACCACAGGCATACCCAGGTAGAGCTCAAGAGCTGCACTAGCGCAAATTGGTCAAAGCTGCGAAGTCGGGCAAAGAGATTCCGATAAAAGATGAAGTACACCAAGAAGTAGTAGAACTTGAAGGCAAATAGCAATGCTCGA
Coding sequences within it:
- a CDS encoding zinc finger protein; the encoded protein is MSPPHIIGVPSPSQCDPTYGSARPVSLPGIRDVLGNELCLDDIPSKPHNGFFVSDTRLNVSNRPISSSHFHTYSHVTPNIQDKSPRLATPKMTSARDDPFLGSSSNSMANLPTILQRMRMEDDHYDHKDVWLHHHAPEYFYRPSMPKSWDICMHGTQMKRVSSNDRMVTSRRLSGRSRDIYSRSMPRLGALNLSESQASTPINIPGTKEESYHPRTLTRSFSSYSTASGTSEGFPYTPKMGMSDVLTGDGRELGTEMTPSKPSNHIPQLILTENGASERQDLTPHVFFKNGHASPDQRSQDSPFGPLMNISVTKQKSPSAHLGKFQCNYCMKRFSRPSSLRTHIHSHTGEKPFRCDVPGCGRCFSVHSNLRRHQKSHSTSMLPTPSNDLPA
- a CDS encoding phosducin family, yielding MSHASQDTEFNDALRAHGIIPPKKPSRSPSPDVPTESERRERSRMQATVADLDEELETADDDEERILFRLRQQRMQELSSSAKMARFGRVYPISRPDYTREVTDASKEDISPAGTDDSRKGTGVVCFLYHPSMDTSKLLAGYLDTLAAKHPATKFVSIVGSQCIPNYPDHNLPTLLIYRNGELRRQIVGLRPEIGLDGLRTTLADIELLLTAVGAIDKPASGEQNSRSKHSDEEGEEEKHARSNTRGQDDDDDDDLDWD